The following proteins are encoded in a genomic region of Montipora foliosa isolate CH-2021 chromosome 8, ASM3666993v2, whole genome shotgun sequence:
- the LOC137968430 gene encoding 52 kDa repressor of the inhibitor of the protein kinase-like, giving the protein MNGCNREFKSSWLKKYNWLVYSPSLDGVLCLHCALFSDNRKQKGALVNRPFNKWTKISSELAESASKLFVDCINKPELTLPDRFDTTRRQRRVENRHILKMIIKAILFCGKQCIALRGDHEEMSGMGNPGNLLSLLSILSEHDELLQRHLQAPRDKSAQYMSPQIQNELLSVLSKIILNDILKEIRKAKFFAIMADEATSHNDEQLSLCLRFVDEGKNIREEFIELVHMDNVSGHSIATAILHSLDDKQLDATHIRAQTYDGAAAMSSENVGVQKRIREVSPLAMYSHCAGHCLNLLIVHSCKIPLVRNTIDKMKEVCLFFNYSPKREGLLKSVISKEVLHAEKQKPLLNLCATRWAERHSAYSHFYASYVYMVYSLEVIACGLHQDKGYDHAQGNWASKTKQDASGLLASITSFDFILSFVTVYVMLSHLDGISKKLQSSSQDIFQAYEMVTEVTQVYRKLRHVVVHFGRCYAQAVRMAEKIGTTPDMPRIAKRQIHHSNTPAATPEEYYRLNLAIPFLHHISNEFEQQFTGLSAKCGKLIGLVPAVLMSEDVEPDFEEVLNTYTDDLSSPELFHHELFRWKLYLSDKFDDNLPSSIAETIKICDQAYFPNIYVLLQIAATIPATSCECEGVSLH; this is encoded by the coding sequence ATGAATGGGTGCAATCGTGAATTTAAGTCATCCTGGCTGAAGAAGTACAACTGGCTGGTTTATAGCCCGAGTTTAGATGGTGTCCTATGCCTACACTGTGCCCTTTTTTCCGACAACAGAAAGCAGAAAGGGGCGTTAGTGAACCGTCCATTCAACAAATGGACGAAGATCTCGTCAGAGTTAGCGGAGAGTGCATCGAAGTTGTTTGTAGACTGCATTAATAAGCCCGAGTTGACACTACCTGATAGGTTTGACACAACCAGAAGGCAGCGTCGTGTTGAGAATAGACACATTCTGAAAATGATAATAAAAGCTATTTTGTTCTGCGGCAAGCAGTGTATAGCACTCCGAGGAGACCATGAAGAGATGTCAGGAATGGGAAATCCGGGAAACTTACTGTCTCTGCTGTCCATACTTTCTGAGCATGATGAATTGTTGCAACGTCACTTGCAAGCTCCAAGGGACAAATCCGCTCAGTACATGTCCCCACAAATTCAAAACGAGCTCCTTTCTGTGCTGAGCAAAATAATCTTGAATGATATTTTGAAGGAGATACGGAAAGCAAAGTTTTTTGCTATCATGGCAGACGAAGCTACGTCGCACAATGATGAACAGCTGAGTCTCTGTCTCAGGTTCGTGGATGAGGGAAAAAACATTCGCGAAGAATTCATTGAGTTGGTGCACATGGACAATGTCAGCGGTCATAGTATAGCTACAGCTATATTGCATTCTCTTGACGACAAACAGCTGGATGCTACTCACATCCGTGCCCAAACATATGATGGTGCTGCAGCAATGTCAAGTGAAAATGTTGGCGTTCAAAAACGAATCCGTGAGGTTTCACCTTTGGCAATGTATTCACACTGTGCAGGACATTGCTTGAATCTTCTCATTGTTCACTCGTGTAAGATCCCGCTTGTCAGGAACACAATCGACAAAATGAAGGAGGTTTGCCTTTTCTTTAACTACAGTCCAAAAAGAGAGGGACTCCTAAAATCAGTAATATCCAAGGAAGTATTACATGCTGAAAAGCAAAAGCCACTTCTGAATCTCTGTGCAACACGATGGGCTGAGAGGCATTCTGCATATAGCCACTTCTATGCATCGTATGTATATATGGTGTACTCTTTGGAAGTGATAGCCTGTGGCCTCCACCAGGATAAGGGCTATGATCACGCGCAGGGAAACTGGGcttccaaaacaaagcaagaTGCATCTGGGCTGCTGGCTTCCATTACCAGCTTTGATTTCATTCTGTCCTTTGTGACAGTATACGTCATGTTGTCGCATCTGGATGGCATCAGTAAAAAGCTGCAGAGTTCAAGCCAAGACATATTCCAAGCATATGAAATGGTAACAGAAGTCACTCAAGTTTATCGCAAGTTAAGACATGTTGTGGTACATTTTGGAAGGTGCTATGCGCAAGCTGTGCGAATGGCTGAGAAAATTGGAACGACGCCTGACATGCCACGTATTGCAAAACGCCAAATTCATCACTCAAACACACCAGCAGCTACACCGGAGGAGTACTATAGACTAAATTTGGCTATTCCATTCCTGCACCACATATCTAATGAATTTGAGCAGCAGTTTACAGGTTTGTCTGCCAAATGTGGGAAGCTGATCGGATTGGTACCAGCTGTCCTGATGAGTGAGGATGTTGAACCTGACTTTGAAGAGGTGCTCAACACGTATACTGATGATCTCTCCTCTCCGGAGTTGTTCCACCATGAATTGTTCAGGTGGAAGCTGTACTTGAGCGACAAGTTTGATGACAATTTACCATCAAGTATTGCGGAAACTATCAAGATATGTGACCAGGCATATTTTCCGAACATATATGTCTTACTCCAGATAGCAGCTACAATCCCTGCAACAAGTTGCGAATGTGAAGGAGTTTCTCTGCACTGA
- the LOC137968431 gene encoding uncharacterized protein: MAYISDKLPSKRLGLPRKFTTIEPLAIQSKFGRHDALIVGIYRPPKPIGNNYHDTLENDLHDLTSWASVQKTLLVITGDLNLDRLRPLSREGKILCGLEDTHGLICVIPRPTRITNNSQTLIDVILTNKPELFKDCGVFDVGISDHALVYGLMKERNGFYESKVLTVRSYKDLNEKELKMDLDMAPWHVSSIFDSIDDQYSYWHTLRTSTVNDHVPLKKMRVRAMDIPYMTLEWKKTIRKKRRFARRYATNPTEENRDLMKTWRNAATRRRQRAIKEYWKEKADDLKTNPKNFYSVFKPFLHSKSKMCEKTLLNLDIEGVIERDQSKITEHFVKYFSSVADDIGDTRLLGMSEDQLYYHESVQSCNHQLPSHSPKFKFHALEPREVAVALSDLDPTKITGHDLLPPKILKIASRELCYPLADLYNRCIESCDWPLHWKKGDWVPVFKKDNEQDIKNYRPVTVQTCYSTNADREGL; encoded by the coding sequence ATGGCGTACATTTCAGATAAATTACCTTCCAAACGGCTAGGATTGCCAAGAAAGTTTACTACGATCGAGCCTCTGGCAATTCAGTCTAAATTTGGACGGCACGATGCATTAATTGTGGGCATCTATAGGCCACCCAAACCAATTGGAAACAATTACCATGATacccttgaaaatgacctccacGATCTGACATCATGGGCTTCAGTTCAGAAAACATTATTGGTGATAACAGGCGATTTGAACCTCGACAGACTCCGACCACTCTCTAGGGAAGGGAAGATCTTATGCGGTCTGGAAGACACACACGGGCTGATTTGTGTCATACCTAGACCAACAAGGATTACCAACAACAGCCAAACTTTAATTGATGTTATTCTAACTAATAAGCCTGAGCTGTTTAAGGATTGTGGCGTTTTTGATGTCGGAATAAGTGATCATGCGCTGGTATATGGACTAATGAAAGAACGAAATGGTTTTTATGAGAGCAAGGTGCTAACTGTAAGAAGCTACAAAGATCTGAATGAAAAGGAATTAAAAATGGACTTAGACATGGCTCCCTGGCATGTAAGCAGCATCTTTGATTCAATTGACGACCAATATTCTTATTGGCATACCCTTCGGACCAGCACTGTTAATGATCATGTCCCGCTGAAAAAGATGAGAGTCCGTGCGATGGACATACCGTATATGACGCTTGAatggaaaaaaacaattagaaaaAAGAGAAGGTTTGCGAGACGATATGCAACTAATCCAACTGAGGAGAACAGAGATCTCATGAAAACGTGGAGGAATGCCGCTACAAGACGTCGGCAGAGAGCAATCAAAGAGTATTGGAAAGAAAAAGCTGATGATCTCAAAACAAATCCTAAGAATTTCTACAGTGTTTTCAAGCCTTTTCTTCATTCAAAGTCGAAAATGTGTGAAAAAACTTTACTTAACCTTGACATAGAAGGTGTCATTGAAAGGGATCAAAGTAAGATCACGGAGCACTTTGTCAAATATTTCTCTTCAGTGGCTGATGACATTGGTGATACTCGTTTATTAGGTATGTCCGAGGACCAGCTGTATTATCATGAGAGTGTGCAAAGTTGCAATCATCAACTTCCTAGTCACTCTCCAAAATTTAAATTCCACGCGCTCGAGCCGAGGGAAGTTGCGGTGGCATTGTCTGACTTGGATCCTACCAAGATCACAGGTCACGACCTATTACCTCCGAAGATCTTAAAGATAGCGAGTAGGGAGCTTTGTTATCCCCTGGCCGACTTATACAACCGCTGCATCGAGTCTTGTGATTGGCCACTGCACTGGAAGAAAGGTGACTGGGTACCAGTGTTTAAGAAAGATAACGAACAGGACATCAAGAATTACAGACCTGTTACAGTACAGACCTGTTACAGTACTAACGCTGATAGGGAAGGTCTTTAA